Proteins found in one Drosophila innubila isolate TH190305 chromosome X, UK_Dinn_1.0, whole genome shotgun sequence genomic segment:
- the LOC117785544 gene encoding mitochondrial tRNA-specific 2-thiouridylase 1 yields MIRNVVVGISGGVDSAVSAHLLKERGYNVLGVFMRNWDEHDEAGRCSGEQDLKDATWACQKLQIELRQVNYVKQYWTAVFSQFLDDYQQGLTPNPDILCNKHIKFDLFHKHALETLNYDAVATGHYARNSLGNFLEHRDGYIRDVRLLIPADTFKDQTFFLAGIAQESLQRTMFPLGDLLKTQVKQLAKSIGLQRLAEKRESTGICFVGKRDFKSFIREYITSKPGDFVDVDSGAVVGTHEGIHQWTVGQRCRLSSFLKPYFVARKDASSNTIYVAAGHEHPALHSSRIHIGDINWLCTKSRQQLAKNGSLRCRFRFQHTKPLVSCQLRSYQVQLDAPLRAITPGQYAVFYDDDACLGAARILHGEPLQQIETPIAMQQ; encoded by the exons ATGATACGCAATGTTGTGGTTGGAATATCAGGTGGCGTGGATAGCGCAGTCAGTGCGCATTTGTTAAAGGAGCGTGGCTACAATGTTCTCGGCGTCTTCATGCGCAACTGGGATGAGCACGATGAAGCCGGTCGCTGCAGCGGCGAGCAGGATCTCAAGGATGCGACCTGGGCGTGCCAGAAGCTGCAAATTGAGCTGCGCCAAGTCAACTATGTGAAGCAGTACTGGACGGCGGTGTTCAGCCAGTTCTTGGATGATTATCAACAGGGCCTGACTCCCAATCCGGACATATTGTGCAACAAGCATATCAAATTCGATCTGTTCCACAAGCACGCGCTGGAAACACTAAACTATGATGCTGTCGCCACCGGACACTACGCCCGCAACAGTCTGGGCAATTTTCTGGAACATAGGGATGGGTATATTCGGGATGTGCGCTTGCTTATACCCGCTGACACGTTTAAGGATCAGACATTCTTCCTAGCCGGCATAGCCCAAGAGTCACTGCAACGCACGATGTTTCCACTGGGCGATCTATTGAAAACGCAGGTCAAGCAATTGGCCAAAAGTATTGGCCTGCAACGGCTGGCCGAGAAACGCGAGAGCACTGggatttgttttgttggcaAGCGCGATTTCAAGTCCTTCATACGCGAG TATATAACATCGAAGCCCGGAGACTTTGTGGATGTGGACAGCGGTGCTGTGGTGGGCACCCACGAGGGCATTCACCAGTGGACCGTGGGACAGCGCTGCCGTCTAAGCTCCTTTTTGAAGCCATACTTTGTGGCACGCAAAGATGCCTCCAGTAATACTATCTATGTGGCCGCTGGCCACGAACATCCCGCCCTGCACAGTTCCCGCATCCACATTGGCGACATCAACTGGTTATGTACTAAATCTCGCCAACAGCTGGCTAAGAATGGCAGCCTGCGCTGCCGCTTTCGCTTCCAGCACACAAAACCTCTCGTCTCCTGCCAGCTGCGTTCCTACCAGGTGCAACTTGATGCTCCGCTGCGTGCCATCACTCCGGGACAGTATGCTGTCTTCTATGACGATGATGCCTGCCTGGGTGCTGCGCGCATTCTGCACGGAGAACCTCTACAGCAAATAGAAACGCCCATTGCCATGCAACAATAG
- the LOC117793898 gene encoding cell division control protein 45 homolog, with amino-acid sequence MFIQDLKNDFYRQLIGKRILIIVNYDVDAICASKILQSLFKYDHMLYTVVPIMGITGLRRAYSEHQGDVKYVLLVNCGGCVDIVELLQPTEDVTFYICDSHRPLDVCNVYSDRQVCILGDPALEENIPAFESIFYDSDGEDDDEDDADSGACDSDADGDGDGDSVEREGAPKLSRMQRHEQRVMRQRARRQWELERDRIMFDYTQFSYYGRSTALLIFELAWKLSKDNMDLLWWAIVGISEQLLLGKIESGAYTLELEHIQSHVSRLTNKTNDQNTMSASKISFENDLHLVLYRHWTVTESMRYSRYSACQLKLWTLRGEKRLHELLVEMGLPLVHARQTYSAMDLVLRKEFYTMVEQLAEKYSIPDIVYGTFTLSYGYRSRYAAADYVYALLAILQSIKKHKTPEDCFMEASDALTRQHKDLLNGGIDNAKLLHAAIFRQVQSCLEAHQVHSTGSFFYYVLQEEHAFFSYPYALALLAKFVLHGHVATTRARQAPDLPLIATCPLDAAQGMCLLVGIAPVREDSPKNFFGKAFDQAAQKSKTSLLQDFFEPSIVQLRQSDLTRFLDALTVLLT; translated from the exons ATGTTCATACAGGATCTGAAGAATGACTTTTACAGACAACTGATTGGCAAACGCATCCTGATCATAGTCAACTATGATGTGGACGCCATCTGCGCCAGCAAAATCCTGCAGTCGCTCTTCAAATACGATCACATGCTGTACACCGTGGTGCCCATAATGGGCATAACGGGATTGAGACGTGCCTACTCCGAGCACCAGGGCGACGTCAAGTATGTGCTGCTAGTGAACTGTGGCGGCTGCGTGGATATTGTGGAGCTGCTGCAGCCGACGGAGGATGTCACATTCTACATATGTGATTCACATCGTCCGCTGGACGTTTGCAATGTTTACAGTGATCGACAGGTGTGCATTTTGGGTGATCCCGCGCTGGAGGAGAACATACCGGCCTTTGAGAGTATATTCTATGACTCGGATGGAGAGGAtgacgatgaggatgatgCTGACAGCGGTGCCTGCGATTCGGATGCTGATGGAGACGGCGACGGCGATAGTGTGGAGCGGGAAGGTGCTCCCAAACTGAGTCGAATGCAGCGACATGAGCAGCGTGTGATGCGACAACGAGCGCGACGACAGTGGGAATTGGAGCGGGATCGAATCATGTTTGACTATACACAATTTAGCTACTATGGACGATCGACGGCGCTGCTCATCTTTGAACTGGCCTGGAAGCTGTCCAAGGACAACATGGATCTGCTGTGGTGGGCAATCGTTGGAATCAgcgagcagctgctgctgggcaAGATCGAGAGTGGCGCCTACACGCTGGAGCTGGAACACATACAGTCACATGTGTCGCGTCTGACCAACAAGACAAATGATCAAAACACAATGAGCGCCTCCAAGATCAGCTTTGAAAACGATCTGCATCTGGTGCTCTACAGACACTGGACCGTAACCGAGTCCATGCG GTATTCCCGCTATTCTGCCTGTCAGCTGAAACTGTGGACGTTGCGGGGGGAGAAGCGTCTGCACGAGCTGCTCGTCGAGATGGGACTGCCGCTGGTGCATGCACGACAGACGTACAGCGCCATGGATTTGGTGCTGCGCAAGGAATTCTACACCATGGTGGAGCAACTGGCCGAGAAGTACTCCATTCCGGACATTGTCTATGGCACATTCACACTCAGCTACGGCTATCGAAGTCGCTATGCTGCTGCCGACTATGTCTACGCCCTGCTGGCCATACTCCAGTCAATTAAGAAGCACAAGACTCCCGAGGATTGCTTTATGGAGGCATCGGATGCATTGACGCGACAACACAAAGATCTACTCAATGGCGGCATTGACAATGCCAAATTGCTGCATGCGGCAATCTTTCGGCAGGTTCAAAGTTGCCTGGAGGCGCATCAGGTCCACTCGACTGGCTCCTTTTTCTACTATGTGCTGCAGGAGGAGCACGCCTTCTTCTCGTATCCATATGCGCTGGCGCTGCTGGCCAAATTCGTGTTGCACGGCCATGTGGCGACGACGAGAGCAAGACAGGCGCCCGATCTTCCACTGATTGCCACCTGCCCACTGGATGCGGCACAGGGCATGTGTCTGCTAGTGGGCATTGCACCGGTGCGTGAAGATTCACCCAAGAACTTCTTTGGCAAGGCATTTGACCAGGCGGCCCAAAAGAGCAAGACCAGCCTGCTGCAGGACTTCTTTGAGCCGTCCATTGTCCAGTTGCGCCAGAGTGACCTAACTCGATTTCTAGATGCGTTGACCGTGCTATTGACTTAA
- the LOC117793631 gene encoding uncharacterized protein LOC117793631 — protein sequence MAYNNKGKRKVLTQRHVCSRMNFLYQAANLMAHNNNNTLAAYYGKLCRNVGTKALMHMSPALKRTLCKRCSLPLLPGVNTMLQLDEQQQKEQQQQEQHEEPMQAETLEKTSDRPNKRRSRRLRGKRQKDLNAVSSAILDDNGQLYLECSLCRAKRRFRLDTKNECWLERSDAIVQTVSLDQEAGEEERGELR from the exons ATGGCCTACAACAATAAGGGCAAGCGCAAGGTGCTGACGCAGCGTCACGTATGCTCCAGAATGAACTTCCTATACCAGGCGGCCAATCTAATggcgcacaacaacaacaatacgcTGGCCGCCTACTACGGCAAGCTTTGCCGGAACGTGGGCACCAAAGCGCTGATGCACAT GTCGCCGGCCTTGAAGCGCACACTGTGCAAACGCTGTTCTCTGCCGCTGCTTCCAGGCGTCAACACGATGCTGCAACTAGACGAACAGCAGCagaaagagcagcagcagcaggagcagcatgAAGAACCCATGCAAGCAGAGACTCTAGAGAAGACCAGCGATAGACCCAACAAGCGACGCAGCCGCCGTTTGCGTGGTAAGCGCCAAAAAGATCTAAATGCGGTGTCCAGCGCAATCTTGGACGACAATGGCCAGTTATATCTGGAGTGCAGCTTGTGCCGGGCGAAGCGTCGCTTCCGCCTCGACACAAAAAACGAATGCTGGCTGGAGCGTTCCGATGCGATCGTGCAGACTGTAAGTTTGGACCAAGAAGCAGGCGAGGAAGAACGAGGCGAGTTGAGATAA
- the LOC117793630 gene encoding gamma-butyrobetaine dioxygenase translates to MLSCRHMIGQLLNRQYQRHASSITAKILEHRYVELTQTDGLQLKYPSIWLRDNCQCPECFHGATRARQSYWERSPLDAEANRVNYDEKRQQLVVNWQDDHNSVYDLEWLKQRDFSVEARQRYLDEVYKPPAQLWSKSQFGDVTREFAYKDVIEKDAVLGAWLEALAVQGFALLRGAPDDVQVARHLAERIGYIKLTTYGDVFEVKSKPNAGNYAYLMKPLPMHTDMPYYEYKAGINILHTLVQSDSPGGANTMTDGFFVADKLRREHPEYYELLSSVPVNWFDIGHDGDAGKPFHNLWRAPVICLDVDGQFARINHNTMKRDSRFTVPLDKVGAWYEAYDKFLQLVYDEAVQFKTRQGDVFVFNNLRMLHGRTAYEDSPKNQRHLVGAYVDWDIIYSKLRTLKFPNPKD, encoded by the exons ATGCTGAGCTGCAGACATATGATTGGCCAACTGCTGAACCGTCAATATCAGCGCCACGCCAGCAGCATTACAGCTAAGATCTTGGAGCATCGCTATGTGGAGTTAACCCAGACAGATGGACTTCAACTCAAGTATCCTAGTATTTGGCTACGAGACAATTGTCAGTGCCCTGAGTGCTTTCATGGAGCGACCCGAGCACGCCAAAGTTATTGGGAACGTAGTCCATTGGACGCCGAAGCGAATCGCGTCAACTACGATGAGAAGCGACAACAGCTGGTGGTCAACTGGCAGGATGACCACAACTCTGTCTACGACTTGGAGTGGTTGAAGCAGCGAGACTTCAGTGTGGAGGCTAGGCAGCGCTATCTGGATGAGGTTTACAAGCCACCCGCGCAGCTGTGGAGCAAGTCGCAGTTTGGCGACGTTACTCGTGAATTTGCTTACAAGGATGTGATCGAGAAGGATGCAGTCTTGGGCGCATGGCTTGAGGCATTGGCCGTGCAGGGATTTGCGCTGCTGCGTGGGGCGCCAGACGATGTCCAGGTCGCTCGTCATCTGGCGGAACGCATTGGGTACATCAAGCTCACCACTTACGG TGATGTTTTCGAGGTCAAGTCGAAGCCCAATGCTGGAAACTATGCGTACCTTATGAAGCCGCTGCCAATGCACACAGACATGCCCTACTATGAGTACAAGGCGGGCATTAACATTCTCCACACGCTGGTGCAATCGGATTCGCCGGGCGGTGCCAACACAATGACCGATGGATTTTTTGTTGCCGACAAGCTACGTCGCGAGCATCCGGAGTACTACGAATTGTTAAGTAGCGTTCCTGTCAACTGGTTTGACATTGGACACGATGGAGATGCCGGCAAACCGTTCCATAACCTCTGGCGGGCTCCAGTCATCTGCTTGGACGTGGACGGCCAATTTGCTCGCATTAATCACAACACCATGAAGCGCGACAGTCGCTTCACAGTGCCACTGGACAAAGTGGGGGCTTGGTACGAGGCCTACGATAAGTTTCTCCAGCTAGTCTACGACGAAGCTGTGCAGTTCAAGACACGGCAAGGCGATGTCTTTGTTTTCAACAATCTTCGCATGCTGCACGGACGAACTGCGTACGAGGACTCGCCGAAGAATCAGCGACATCTTGTGGGAGCGTATGTAGACTGGGATATAATTTACTCAAAGCTACGCACTCTCAAGTTCCCCAATCCAAAGGATTAG